In Brienomyrus brachyistius isolate T26 chromosome 19, BBRACH_0.4, whole genome shotgun sequence, one DNA window encodes the following:
- the LOC125714848 gene encoding protein eva-1 homolog A isoform X2: MALVSNALAAYTYLAEHPERAALYFVCGVCLGLVLTLLALVVQISCRTDCRPRVPQKRARGPPSSSDTSDSDSDWDSGSDLSARRHRRFERTLHTNVFTSAEELERAQRLEERERIIREIWMNGQPDIPGTRSLNRYY; encoded by the exons ATGGCGCTGGTCAGCAATGCCCTGGCAGCCTACACCTACTTAGCAG AGCACCCTGAGCGCGCTGCCCTCTATTTCGTGTGTGGTGTCTGCCTGGGTCTGGTCCTCACGCTACTCGCCCTGGTGGTTCAGATCTCCTGCCGCACGGACTGCCGTCCCCGGGTGCCCCAGAAGCGAGCCCGAGGCCCGCCCAGCTCCAGCGACACCAGTGACAGTGACTCGGACTGGGACTCGGGCTCGGACCTGTCAGCGCGGCGACACCGGCGCTTCGAGCGAACGCTGCACACGAACGTGTTCACGTCGGCTGAGGAGCTGGAGCGAGCCCAGCGGCTGGAGGAGCGGGAACGCATCATTCGTGAGATCTGGATGAACGGGCAGCCCGACATCCCTGGCACACGCAGCCTCAACCGCTACTACTAG